The genomic interval ACAGCGGGCCCCCGGCGAATCCAGCGCCGGGGGCCCGCTGCGTCGGTGTACGGGCCTGTTCACCTGGTGTTCGCCCGCAGTCGACCGGTCAGTCGTGCCAGGCCCCGAAGTCCTCCAGGAGCTGCTGGAGGGGCTCGAAGACCCCCGGGGTACCGGCGACGGTCAGGGCGGGGTTGGGGCGCTCTCCGGGGCGGCCGCCGGTCAGGGCGCCCGCTTCTCGGGCGATGAGGTCGCCCGCCCCGTAGTCCCAGGCGTTCAGGCCCCGCTCGTAGTAGCCGTCCAGGCGGCCCGCGGCCAGGTCGCACAGGTCGACCGCCGCCGAGCCGCCGCGGCGGATGTCGCGCAACAGGGGGATCATCTTCCGGGCCACCTCGGCCTGGTGGGTGCGGACCTCGGTGACGTAGTTGAAGCCGGTCGACACCAGGGCCTGCTCCAGGGGCGGCGCCGGGCGGCAGGCCAGCCTGCGCTCGCCCTCCCACGCGCCGGTGGCCCAGGCGCCCTCGCCGCGGACCGCGTGGTACGTCTCGCCGCGCATCGGCGCCGCGACGACCCCGACGACGGTCTCGCCGTCCTGCTCGGCGGCGATGGAGACGGACCAAGTCGGCAGCCCGTAAAGGTAGTTGACCGTCCCGTCGAGTGGGTCGACGACCCAGCGGACGCCGCTGGTGCCCTCGGTGGCGGCCCCCTCCTCGCCGAGGAAGCCGTCGTCCGGGCGGTGCTCGGAGATCAGGCCGGTGATCAGCTTCTCCGCCGCGATGTCCATCTCGGTCACCACGTCGATGGGGCTGGACTTGGTCCTGGCGACCGCGAGGTCGGCCGGGCGGCCGTCGCGCAGCAGGGCGCCGGCGCGCCGGGCGGCCTCCTGGGCCAGCCGAAGCAGTTCCGCGTGCAGGGGGTCGGTCACGGGGCTCCTCACGCGTACGGGCTGTCGACGCCCGCGGCGGCGGGCTTGGGGGCGCGGGCCGGGCAGCAGCCGACCGGGCAGACGTTGTGGCCGGCGCCCAGCGCGCCGAGGGCGCAGGGCGTGACCTCCTGACCGCGCTCCACCGCGGCCCGCTCCAGGACCAGGTCGCGGACAGCGGCGGCGAAGCGGGGGTCGTCGCCGACGGTCGCCGAGCGGCGCATCGGCAGGCCGAGCTCCTCGGCCTTGGCCTTGGCCTCCGTGTCGAGGTCGTAGAGGACCTCCATGTGGTCGGAGACGAAGCCGATGGGCGCGATCACCACGGCCGGGACGCCGGACGCGTGGCGCTCCTCCAGGTGGTCGCAGATGTCGGGCTCCAGCCACGGGATGTGCGGGGCGCCGGAGCGCGACTGGTACACGAGCTGCCAGGGGTGGTCGACGCCGGTGCGCTCCCGGACGGCGTCGGCGATCAGCCGGGAGACCTCCAGGTGCTGCGCGACGTACGCGCCGCCCTCGCCGTGGCCCTCCACCGGTCCGGAAGTGTCCGCGGACGCGTTCGGGATCGAGTGGGTCGAGAAGGCGATGTGGGCGCCGTCGCGGACGTCCTCGGGGAGCTCGGCGAGGGACGCGATCACCCCGTCGATCATGGGCTCCAGGAAGCCGGGGTGGTTGAAGTAGTGCCGCAGCTTGTCGATCCGCGGCGGCTCCAGGCCCTCGGCCTGAAGGGCCGCCAGTGACTCGGCGAGGTTCTCGCGGTACTGGCGGCAGCCCGAGTAGGAGGCGTAGGCGCTGGTGGCGAGGACCAGGACGCGGCGGTGGCCGTCGGCGACCATTTCGCGCAGGGTGTCCGTGAGGTAGGGCGCCCAGTTGCGGTTGCCCCAGTAGATCGGCAGGTCCAGGCCGTGCTCCGCGAAGTCCTTGCGCAGGGCGTCCAGCAGGGCGCGGTTCTGGTCGTTGATGGGGCTGACCCCGCCGAACAGGAAGTAGTGCTGACCGACTTCCTTCAGGCGTTCCTTGGGGATGCCACGCCCGCGCGTCACGTTCTCCAGGAACGGGACCACGTCGTCCGGGCCCTCCGGGCCTCCGAACGAGAGCAGGAGCAGGGCGTCGTAGGGGGTGGCGTCGAGCGCGTCTCGCATGGGTCGATCCTGTCATCCGGTACTGACAGGCGGGAAACGGCGGGGTGACCGGCTGGGTTCCCGTCCGTCCCGCAGGGTGCGCCGGAGCCCCGCGCCCGTAAGCTGTATGAGTCGCATTCGCGCCTTACCGCCACCCGAGCCGCTGCTCACCGGCCGACCGGAGACCCTGTGCCCAGCCCTTACCGCGCCCTGTTCGCCGCCCCCGGCTCCAGGACTTTCTCCGCCGCGGGCTTCGTCGGCCGGATGCCGCTGTCGATGATGGGCATCGGCGTGGTCACGATGATCTCCCAGCTCACCGGCAGGTACGGCCTGGCGGGCTCGCTGTCGGCCACCATCGCGCTGGCGGCCGCGGTGATCGGGCCGCAGGTCTCCCGGCTGGTGGACCTGCACGGTCAGCGGCGGGTGCTGCGCCCGGCGACCCTCGTCGCGCTGGTGGCGTCCGCCGGGATACTGCTCGCCGCGCACTTCCGCTGGCCGGACTGGGTGCTGTTCGTGTGCGCCGTCGGCATCGGCTCGGTGCCGAGCCTCGGCGCGATGATCCGCGCGCGGTGGGCGGCCCTGTACAGCGGCACCCCGCAACTGCACACCGCGTACTCCTTCGAGTCGGTGATCGACGAGGTCTGCTTCATCTTCGGGCCGATCCTCTCCATCGGGTTGTCCACTGCCTGGTTCCCGGAGGCGGGTCCGCTGCTCGCCGCCTGCTTCCTGGCGGTCGGCGTGTTCTGGCTGACCGCGCAGCGGGCCACCGAGCCGGCCCCGCACCCGCGCGGGCAGGACGGCGGCCGTACGGCACTGCGCGCGCCGGGTCTGCAGGTCCTGGTGGCCACCTTCGTGGCGACCGGGGCGATCTTCGGGGCGGTGGACGTGGTCACCGTGGCCTTCGCCGACGAGCAGGGCCACAAGGGTGCCGCGAGCCTCGTGCTCGCGCTCTACGCGGCGGGCTCGTGCGTCGCGGGTCTCGTGTTCGGCCTGTTGCACTTCAGGGGACGGCCCGAACCTCGCTGGCTGCTGGGCATATGCGCCATGGCCGTGAGTATGATCCCCCTCCTACTGGTCGGAAACTTGCCGTTTCTGGCCGTGGCGCTGTTCGTCGCGGGCCTGTCCATCGCTCCCACGATGATCACGACGATGTCGCTGATCGAACAGCACGTACCACGCGCGCAACTGACCGAAGGCATGACCTGGATCAGTACGGGGCTCGCGGTCGGGGTCGCGCTCGGCTCCTCCGTGGCCGGCTGGGTGATCGACGCGGCCGGTGCGCGTGCCGGGTACGGGGTTCCGGCGGTGTCCGGGGCCGTCGCGGTCGCGGTCGGTTTCCTGGGGTACCGCCGGCTCAAGAGGCCGGTTCCAC from Streptomyces sp. CC0208 carries:
- a CDS encoding inositol monophosphatase family protein; the encoded protein is MTDPLHAELLRLAQEAARRAGALLRDGRPADLAVARTKSSPIDVVTEMDIAAEKLITGLISEHRPDDGFLGEEGAATEGTSGVRWVVDPLDGTVNYLYGLPTWSVSIAAEQDGETVVGVVAAPMRGETYHAVRGEGAWATGAWEGERRLACRPAPPLEQALVSTGFNYVTEVRTHQAEVARKMIPLLRDIRRGGSAAVDLCDLAAGRLDGYYERGLNAWDYGAGDLIAREAGALTGGRPGERPNPALTVAGTPGVFEPLQQLLEDFGAWHD
- a CDS encoding MFS transporter; this encodes MPSPYRALFAAPGSRTFSAAGFVGRMPLSMMGIGVVTMISQLTGRYGLAGSLSATIALAAAVIGPQVSRLVDLHGQRRVLRPATLVALVASAGILLAAHFRWPDWVLFVCAVGIGSVPSLGAMIRARWAALYSGTPQLHTAYSFESVIDEVCFIFGPILSIGLSTAWFPEAGPLLAACFLAVGVFWLTAQRATEPAPHPRGQDGGRTALRAPGLQVLVATFVATGAIFGAVDVVTVAFADEQGHKGAASLVLALYAAGSCVAGLVFGLLHFRGRPEPRWLLGICAMAVSMIPLLLVGNLPFLAVALFVAGLSIAPTMITTMSLIEQHVPRAQLTEGMTWISTGLAVGVALGSSVAGWVIDAAGARAGYGVPAVSGAVAVAVGFLGYRRLKRPVPRRGGSVEHGSEREERHVA
- a CDS encoding ferrochelatase, coding for MRDALDATPYDALLLLSFGGPEGPDDVVPFLENVTRGRGIPKERLKEVGQHYFLFGGVSPINDQNRALLDALRKDFAEHGLDLPIYWGNRNWAPYLTDTLREMVADGHRRVLVLATSAYASYSGCRQYRENLAESLAALQAEGLEPPRIDKLRHYFNHPGFLEPMIDGVIASLAELPEDVRDGAHIAFSTHSIPNASADTSGPVEGHGEGGAYVAQHLEVSRLIADAVRERTGVDHPWQLVYQSRSGAPHIPWLEPDICDHLEERHASGVPAVVIAPIGFVSDHMEVLYDLDTEAKAKAEELGLPMRRSATVGDDPRFAAAVRDLVLERAAVERGQEVTPCALGALGAGHNVCPVGCCPARAPKPAAAGVDSPYA